From Aspergillus chevalieri M1 DNA, chromosome 4, nearly complete sequence, a single genomic window includes:
- a CDS encoding ELYS family protein (COG:S;~EggNog:ENOG410PSEP;~InterPro:IPR025151;~PFAM:PF13934;~antiSMASH:Cluster_4.2) has product MAPWDDFDAIFSFNRNFVYDGKVIEQIISNRRALENRLFADRLLGLLGVKAVTKLYPPKSNSDLRTLVGHITSSPLDIHHKQALIYYILKDCRAAGDAATHFARRCHLPEKYRLFIEGLWNLDRLEFRRAVEFLTEPSIIPTFPDEILYALTLSNLPKHDDSLVMAYYFTVGPPLATEKVQKAFFATICRASITEAFYFTRKNDESLRRSYLEQLIVFVHKTTAGQIRSKRAMELIGLPLDEKEEQWFEEALLQGRAKALHGAKDTVMMRRLATGKLSGLPADLESLGGKKVDGLNWDILKQSMPVRNT; this is encoded by the exons ATGGCTCCCTGGGACGATTTCGACGCCATATTCTCCTTTAACAGGAATTTTGTGTACGATGGCAAGGTCATTGAGCAGATTATCTCCAACCGTCGTGCGCTGGAGAACAGGCTCTTCGCAGACCGACTGCTAGGATTGCTCGGGGTCAAAGCAG TTACGAAGCTCTATCCTCCCAAATCGAATTCAGACCTCCGGACGCTCGTTGGACACATCACTTCGTCGCCGCTGGACATTCATCACAAGCAAGCCTTGATCTACTACATCCTGAAGGACTGTCGTGCTGCCGGGGATGCCGCCACACATTTCGCTCGTCGATGCCACTTGCCGGAAAAGTACAGGCTGTTCATTGAAGGATTGTGGAACCTGGATCGCTTAGAATTCAGG CGCGCCGTTGAGTTTCTGACCGAACCCTCTATCATCCCGACCTTCCCAGACGAGATACTTTACGCCCTTACCCTTTCTAACCTCCCGAAGCACGATGACAGCCTCGTCATGGCATACTACTTCACCGTCGGTCCCCCGCTTGCGACAGAGAAGGTCCAGAAAGCATTCTTCGCAACCATTTGCCGCGCTAGCATTACGGAGGCATTCTACTTTACGAGAAAAAATGACGAGTCGCTGCGCCGTAGCTATCTCGAACAATTGATCGTATTTGTCCACAAGACTACCGCTGGTCAAATACGAAGCAAGCGGGCCATGGAGCTAATTGGTCTCCCGCTGGACGAGAAGGAGGAACAATGGTTTGAGGAAGCTCTTCTTCAAGGACGCGCAAAGGCGCTGCATGGTGCCAAGGATACTGTCATGATGCGACGACTTGCGACGGGGAAGTTGAGCGGGCTCCCTGCGGATCTTGAATCATTGGGTGGAAAGAAGGTAGACGGTTTGAACTGGGATATTCTCAAGCAGAGCATGCCCGTTCGCAATACATAA
- a CDS encoding FG-nucleoporin nup42 (COG:N;~EggNog:ENOG410Q112;~InterPro:IPR000571;~antiSMASH:Cluster_4.2;~go_function: GO:0046872 - metal ion binding [Evidence IEA]), protein MVVCNFFLQGRCRFGERCKNEHPGQATMGTSGSRFGALAGGGGFGGRTGPQAQQAQNYSVNADDIKTDLTAGKGRPEWIFSCYGPGRNAPRQLFGGPQREQSFEELRLRHYEAAATGNAEQAVQEAQMLYAESVNQMETALRDISGAIKYVLDGANEHPNRIDITEGKTGPIPGPGPGPFPQPSAIGTSPFGQPSGFGQAGQAAFGKPSGFGQPSAFGQPSAPAQPSSFGQPSALGTGSAFGQPSGLGGGSAFGKSAFGQPSFGQPSTSQPSAVQPSSFDQPAFGQPSFGQPSAPGAGPFGKPTTASPFAQISGQAQQTGGFGQPSGQTASPFAQIAQQQQSSQPAPTGFGQPSTAGFGQPSQTASPVGQPAAPFSQPTQSPFGAVAQRPQQPTPSPFGQPAGGGFGQPAGAPTGFGQPAQAPVQAPVPSQPTGAGPPPVIKVDDSKELNPIPPLNGQTIRNSITQKPTTWKGQPVKEIDDALCYLHPQDRQTWVRIFFPNGPPEQASLRDAQGKPEEYTPEVTEQYQFFLQNGYFKDGVIPSVPPKTEWVSFDF, encoded by the exons ATGGTCGTCTGCAATTTCTTCCTACAAGGCCGGTGCAGATTCGGGG AACGCTGCAAAAATGAGCATCCGGGCCAAGCTACAATGGGCACGTCTGGAAGCCGTTTTGGGGCTCTCGCTGGCGGAGGAGGTTTCGGAG GCCGCACGGGACCACAGGCTCAACAAGCGCAAAA TTACAGCGTAAATGCGGATGATATCAAAACCGACTTGACCGCTGGCAAAGGACGACCAGAATGGATTTTCTCATGCTATGGTCCTGGACGGAACGCTCCAAGGCAGCTCTTTGGAGGTCCCCAGCGCGAACAGAGTTTCGAAGAACTACGACTACGACATTAcgaagcagcagcaacaggaaACGCCGAGCAAGCGGTACAAGAAGCTCAGATGCTCTATGCAGAATCAGTGAACCAGATGGAAACCGCCCTACGTGATATCAGCGGAGCTATCAAATACGTCCTGGATGGGGCCAACGAACATCCGAACCGTATCGATATTACAGAGGGAAAGACTGGTCCTATTCCTGGTCCTGGTCCTGGTCCTTTCCCTCAGCCATCAGCAATTGGAACCTCGCCCTTTGGCCAGCCTTCCGGGTTTGGCCAGGCAGGCCAGGCAGCATTTGGAAAACCGTCCGGGTTTGGTCAGCCTTCAGCATTTGGGCAACCTTCTGCACCTGCGCAGCCCTCTAGTTTCGGGCAACCGAGCGCCCTGGGAACAGGTTCAGCATTTGGACAGCCATCAGGTCTGGGAGGAGGATCTGCCTTTGGTAAGTCAGCGTTCGGACAGCCCAGCTTTGGCCAGCCATCCACCAGTCAGCCGTCCGCTGTTCAACCGTCCTCATTTGACCAGCCGGCATTCGGGCAACCCTCGTTCGGTCAGCCGTCCGCACCGGGAGCAGGCCCGTTTGGGAAACCTACTACTGCATCGCCGTTTGCACAGATATCGGGCCAGGCTCAACAAACAGGTGGTTTTGGTCAACCATCCGGCCAGACTGCTTCTCCATTCGCGCAAATagctcaacaacaacaatcatCACAACCCGCTCCAACAGGGTTTGGCCAACCATCCACAGCCGGTTTCGGTCAGCCCTCACAAACAGCGTCACCAGTTGGCCAACCAGCAGCCCCATTCAGTCAGCCAACACAAAGCCCTTTTGGGGCCGTTGCTCAGCGACCTCAACAACCCACGCCCTCACCATTCGGTCAGCCCGCCGGCGGCGGATTTGGCCAACCTGCTGGTGCACCTACAGGATTCGGACAACCAGCCCAAGCCCCAGTCCAGGCTCCAGTTCCATCACAGCCAACAGGAGCAGGGCCACCACCAGTTATCAAGGTCGACGACTCCAAAGAACTCAACCCCATCCCCCCTCTAAACGGCCAGACCATTCGAAATTCTATCACGCAGAAACCCACGACGTGGAAGGGTCAGCCTGTGAAAGAAATCGACGATGCACTATGTTATTTGCATCCTCAGGATCGGCAGACTTGGGTTCGTATCTTCTTCCCCAATGGGCCGCCGGAACAGGCTAGTCTTCGAGATGCGCAAGGGAAACCGGAAGAGTATACACCGGAGGTGACGGAGCAGTATCAGTTCTTTTTGCAAAATGGGTATTTCAAGGATGGCGTTATTCCAAGTGTGCCGCCCAAGACGGAGTGGGTGAGCTTTGATTTCTGA
- the S10a gene encoding 40S ribosomal protein uS10 (BUSCO:EOG09265CFP;~COG:J;~EggNog:ENOG410PQ4U;~InterPro:IPR036838,IPR001848,IPR018268,IPR005729, IPR027486;~PFAM:PF00338;~antiSMASH:Cluster_4.2;~go_component: GO:0005840 - ribosome [Evidence IEA];~go_component: GO:0015935 - small ribosomal subunit [Evidence IEA];~go_function: GO:0003723 - RNA binding [Evidence IEA];~go_function: GO:0003735 - structural constituent of ribosome [Evidence IEA];~go_process: GO:0006412 - translation [Evidence IEA]), with protein MSFQKPEKDFGEGPKVHKIRITLTSRKVAALEKVCSELIDRARSKSLQVKGPVRLPTKSLHISTRKTPNGEGSKTWDKYEMRIHKRLIDLLAPTETVKQIIINIEAGVEVEVTIAA; from the exons ATGTCTTTCCAGAAGCCCGAGAAGGATTTCGGCGAGGGCCCT AAGGTCCACAAGATCCGTATCACTCTTACCTCTCGCAAGGTCGCCGCCCTCGAGAAGGTCTGCTCGGAGCTCATCGACCGTGCCCGCTCCAAGTCCCTCCAGGTCAAGGGCCCCGTCCGTCTGCCCACCAAGTCCCTTCACATCTCCACCCGTAAGACCCCCAACGGTGAGGGTTCCAAGACCTGGGACAAGTACGAGATGCGCATCCACAAGCGTCTCATAGA CCTGCTTGCCCCCACCGAGACCGTCAAGCAGATCATCATCAACATCGAGGCTggtgttgaggttgaggttaCCATTGCTGCTTAG
- a CDS encoding ASCC2 family CUE domain-containing protein (COG:K;~EggNog:ENOG410PI70;~InterPro:IPR009060,IPR041800,IPR003892;~PFAM:PF02845;~antiSMASH:Cluster_4.2;~go_function: GO:0005515 - protein binding [Evidence IEA];~go_function: GO:0043130 - ubiquitin binding [Evidence IEA]) gives MADLPPLAPVPPPVVRTTLQQAEWEACIDAWTVLLGVRIDVPAKIFQDVASKDESTVLFLLSFYDQLATSGEAGLKLGSKGRTLRKLSFLLTRRILLDLSSPPADLLAWDFLGNLCCCYPSSAALKRLLSDAWNKSHETITASVEKAKSSIIKKLMNNKTAETPAVNADIRTLTILASTLPACGQVLMAGSDYLDTLSDVYQAYPRETLRRVLVANVYVGLTSLLKSKPNLSSLLDQLFGLKATAGVGTVKTRKEPTLLSDLVCSSDLLARLEKHLRDHPQKRGEDLVSSLRTYQTESRVFHHRYQKKKKTVEKGKGRDVPVSGGELHAHRMSLVTQIQDLFPDLGSGYVTRLLDFYGDNPETVVAHLLDFSLPPELQSLDKSEDLSIPQSIINPDHMAPKSPPSEIAEPDESFARKNIFDNDVDLAELAQSNDPNARNKLRFGREDNLTADDVLADRSKHAANKAAIISALATFDSDEDERDDTYDTADVGGTVDTVPASTDAEAEAQNRRATAEDLDVSLFKSYKSNPGLFARDAATRRSQPRTSLKGETGMTDEAIEGWAVMLQRDPKRLSKLEDRLALSAGTPGGAIAQPELPSTSYRRPRADEESEESDAHGGYGGRGRGRGRGGPRGGRGRGRGGGRGGGASGEQNTAAARQRKEENKGSRANHNRRQQRAKKIARGGGLPG, from the coding sequence ATGGCCGATCTACCTCCCCTCGCCCCAGTTCCACCACCCGTGGTCCGGACTACGCTACAACAGGCCGAGTGGGAAGCATGTATAGATGCATGGACGGTGCTTCTTGGGGTCCGGATAGATGTTCCAGCAAAGATATTCCAAGATGTTGCTTCCAAGGATGAATCTACTGTTTTGTTTCTCCTCTCATTCTACGACCAACTGGCCACCTCGGGAGAGGCAGGTCTGAAACTGGGGTCAAAAGGACGAACACTTCGAAAGCTATCTTTCCTGCTTACAAGACGGATATTACTTGATCTATCTTCACCACCGGCAGACTTACTCGCTTGGGACTTCCTGGGCAACCTTTGCTGTTGTTATCCGTCCAGTGCTGCCTTGAAACGCTTACTATCAGATGCATGGAATAAAAGCCATGAGACCATCACAGCCAGCGTTGAGAAGGCGAAATCATCAATCATCAAAAAACTCATGAACAATAAGACCGCTGAAACCCCCGCTGTCAACGCGGACATCCGCACTTTGACGATTCTGGCTTCGACCTTGCCCGCATGTGGCCAGGTGCTTATGGCGGGTTCTGACTACCTTGATACCCTCTCAGATGTATATCAAGCATACCCCAGAGAGACTCTGCGGAGGGTTCTCGTGGCTAATGTTTACGTTGGGTTAACATCATTACTGAAATCGAAGCCGAATCTGTCCTCTCTCTTGGATCAACTGTTTGGTCTAAAGGCGACTGCGGGGGTTGGCACGGTAAAGACGAGAAAAGAGCCTACGCTGCTCTCTGATTTGGTTTGCAGTTCTGATTTGCTTGCTCGTCTGGAGAAACATCTCAGAGACCACCCGCAGAAACGCGGGGAAGATCTGGTATCCAGTCTGCGAACATATCAGACAGAGTCGAGGGTGTTCCATCATCGCtatcaaaagaagaaaaagacagTCGAGAAAGGCAAGGGCCGTGACGTACCTGTATCTGGTGGCGAACTACACGCGCACAGGATGTCCCTCGTCACGCAGATCCAGGATCTCTTCCCAGACCTGGGATCCGGATATGTCACCCGACTACTAGACTTCTATGGTGATAACCCTGAAACAGTGGTTGCACACCTCCTCGACTTTTCTCTCCCTCCTGAACTCCAATCCCTCGACAAATCTGAAGACCTATCCATTCCACAATCCATCATCAACCCGGATCATATGGCACCAAAGTCACCACCTTCTGAAATCGCTGAACCAGATGAATCATTCGCACGCAAGAATATCTTCGACAATGACGTCGACCTCGCAGAACTTGCCCAGTCAAACGACCCCAACGCCCGCAACAAACTTCGCTTCGGCCGCGAAGACAACCTCACAGCCGACGACGTCCTGGCAGACCGCTCCAAGCACGCCGCTAATAAGGCCGCTATCATCTCCGCCCTGGCGACCTTTGACTCTGACGAAGATGAACGCGATGACACGTATGACACCGCTGACGTGGGTGGTACCGTTGACACCGTCCCGGCCAGCACAGACGCCGAGGCAGAAGCGCAAAACCGTCGCGCCACAGCCGAGGATCTGGACGTCTCCCTGTTTAAATCTTACAAGTCCAACCCCGGTCTGTTTGCACGCGACGCAGCCACCCGCCGCTCACAGCCACGGACGTCGCTTAAGGGCGAAACGGGCATGACTGATGAGGCAATCGAGGGATGGGCGGTTATGTTGCAGCGCGATCCGAAGCGTCTTTCAAAACTCGAAGACAGACTTGCGCTTTCTGCTGGAACACCTGGCGGAGCTATCGCGCAGCCTGAATTACCATCGACATCATATAGGAGACCCCGTGCTGATGAGGAGTCGGAAGAGAGTGATGCGCATGGCGGCTATGGCGGCAGAGGCCGAGGACGCGGCCGTGGAGGGCCAAGGGGCGGACGTGGTCGCGGTAGAGGTGGTGGTAGAGGTGGTGGTGCTTCTGGGGAGCAGAATACGGCTGCTGCGAGacagaggaaggaagagaatAAGGGCAGTAGAGCGAATCACAATCGGAGGCAGCAGAGGGCTAAGAAGATTGCGAGAGGTGGCGGCTTGCCTGGGTGA